DNA sequence from the Salminus brasiliensis chromosome 3, fSalBra1.hap2, whole genome shotgun sequence genome:
TTCACTAGTGCATAGTGTGTCATTTAGGTGAACCAATCCAAGACAGCTCATGGAAGACATGACAGCAGCCACATATCTGGAAGAAGGCTGAAGTTCAGtgatcagttccaccttaaatagggCAGCTGCACcactcagggtgtgtgtgtactcactgcccctagttcactagtgcaTAGTGTGTCATTTAGGTGAACCAATCCAAGACAGCTCATGGAAGACATGACAGCAGCCATATATCTGGAAGGAGGCTGAAGTTCAGtgatcagttccaccttaaatggggcaGCTGCACcactcagggtgtgtgtgtactcactgcccctagttcactagtgcaTAGTGTGTCATTTAGGTGAACCAATCCAAGACAGCTCATGGAAGACATGACAGCAGCCATATATCTGGAAGGAGGCTGAAGTTCAGtgatcagttccaccttaaatggggcaGCTGCACcactcagggtgtgtgtgtactcactgcccctagttcactagtgcaTAGTGTGTCATTTAGGTGAACCAATCCAAGACAGCTCATGGAAGACATGACAGCAGCCATATATCTGGAAGGAGGCTGAAGTTCAGtgatcagttccaccttaaatggggcaGCTGCACcactcagggtgtgtgtgtactcactgcccctagttcactagtgcaTACTAGTGCATAGTGTGTCATTAAGGTGAACCAATCCAAGACAGCTCATGGAAGACATGACAGCAGCCATATATCTGGAAGGAGGCTGAAGTTCAGtgatcagttccaccttaaatggagcagctgcaccatttaaggtggaactgatcaCTGAACTTCCACTGCCCCATATGTATGATAGTAAGTCAGGCTGTGCTTGTTTACCAAGGGTAGCTCAGGTGTGCCACCAGGTTGGTCATTTTCTTTCTCGTGAACATCTGTCTCAGTATTAGTAAGCGGTAGAGAAATCACCAGGCTGGCCATGTCTATTATTAACAAGACCAGGTGAATCTGTGACTGTTGCTGATGTTCAGCAACATCTGGATAAGATGTCTGACTCCCTCTCTTCTCAGTTTGAAAGGTGTGCCCTTGGCGTATGACAACATCAAAATCATAGGACAACATGGGGACATATTCGACGACCAAGGCTTCGTTCATCTGAACGTCGAGGCCTCGTTTGTGGTCTTCAaaccaaagaaaggagaaacGCTTGTGGTAACTATGATTAACTCAGGTTATCTGTCAACAATCAGTTTTGGTTCCTGTAAAGGTGCCACCTGCAATACTGAACAGCTAAGAACTATGGATTACATGTACTGATGTATAATCAGTCATTAGTCTGTATGTTTACATGCACACAGTAGTCAGACCAAGTAGTTAGTCCCACCTTGAATAAtgtttaatcaagtttccagcCTTTTACTtctgtttaaatatataatccTCTGACAAAACATTCAGCTTTAGGGATGATTTTGTCTCCGCAGAAGAACTTGCAACTTTATTGGTATCTAAACCCCTTCATTGCGATGCACTACATCCCAAAAAGATGCGAAAAGCTGTCAGTGGATGGgtctaaatgtttacatgtccAAATCTGTCTCAAATAGCCCTGCCAGTATCGGCATGTGCTTCCTTCGTATTTCCTCCCTGTAGCTGCCAGCATCAAATTTAAAACCCTAAGCTAGACTACGAGCTATAAATGGACCAGCCTTTCCAttcttgatggcaatggtcaaaccATGATCTGTACAAAGCATGAAGTATGAAGCTGTACGTCTCAAGAGGAAGTTCTGGCGCCGCAGTGGTGGAACAAACCTCCCTGGGTATCCAAATAGAAGAGTCTGCTGTCTTCTATTTGTGTCAACTTAGGACCACCTTGCGATTGCACTTGACATTCAGgcgtggtgtagtgtagtgtagtgaagTGTGTGTACTGTGGCTATTGAGTGCTGTCGTTCTATAAACTATGAATGCATAAGTTCTGAACCATGATTCTATACTGACAGGTCTCTTTGGGTAGCATGGATATTTTCTCAGTGGACAACTAGGCACGTCAGCCTTGATTAGActatctgctaaatgccatgcATAGACGCTCAGCTAAATGCTTTTCACACTTCTCTTGGTAATGGTGGGGAAGAAAGCAGAAAGGAGACTATGACTTGTACAGTGATTACTGTTAAACTATCGTTAGCCTTGTATTGTCTTTCATGGCTCCTCACTTGTTGCTTCCTGCACAAGAACATGCCACACATCCGGTAAACACTAAATGCCAGTCGCCATCCTTCTGTTGTCAAAAACAGTAAAGTGATAAGCCTGCCAATTTGCGAAACCTGTGCGCAATAGGGGAAAGCTCTCAGACATGCCCAGAATTGGTCCTCAGCCATACAGGCTAAGTGTGAAAATCCCCTAAGACCTTAGTCAGACCATGATGATCCAACTATGGCTGTTAAAATGATTGAAGACTACTTAGACAGATCAGTGTTGGCCAGACGACTAATGTTGAACAATTAACTAACTAACACATCattaattctttttattattcagCCTTTTCTGAAATTTGTCATGTATGTCTTTTAGGGAGTGATAAACAAAATGGCAGTGGGCCACGTGGGCTGCCTGGTGCACGGCTGCTTCAACGCCTGCGTAATGAAGCCAGGTCAGTTGACCCCGGAGCAGTGGAGAGACTCTGGTCTGAAGGTGGGAGACCATCTGGAGTTTGAAGTGTTTCAGCTGGATGCTGATGTGGCTGGTGTCCTTTTGATCAGGGGAAGACTGGAGAAATCAAGGTATGATGATAAGCTTTTAAAGAATCTTTGTTGATGTATGTGTGATAATAATTGTACTACtcttatgtaataataatataatcattaaatgcttttaaatttgTAATATTAAAGTTATGTGTAAATGAGTCATTCAAATAAAATGGTATTTCACACAATTCTCCTTTTATCCCAAATGCCAAGACATGAATTTAGTTAGGCAAAGGTATATAGCATAGCTAGAACACGCATAGCAGCCATCTCGAAGCTTATGTTGTGCCCGTATGTCCGTCCCTTCCATTTTTATTAGGGATGTCATGATCCAATCAAACATCTTAATGCGGAGCATTGGCTGATACCGGTCCTATCCAGTtcttgtgtttctataaatggTACGGTCATAGATCTATAGTTTTTGGTTGATTACTGATGTGAAAGAACtagtttatagtgtttatgGTGTCCAAAGGACACCGGGGGgtgaaaacaaaggatcggaactggGACTGACGTAACATAGCTGATACCCAATTCACTGAAATATATCTGACCCCGGTTCCTGTCCACTGGATAGggtcgggacatccctaatttGTACAGTTAACTACATGTCTGATCTAGTATTGGAATGCTTACATGGTTGGTTGCCAGTTAACCTTAACCCTTTTCAGACATGCACAGTAACCcggcagagctgtgtgtgtgaacccCTATTTGAGTCCGAGTAACGTCTGAGTAAGCTCATGTGTGTGCAGAAGAGGTTGTTTTCTGAACAATTCACAGTGGGTCATACTGTGCCCTGTTTTACGCACTACACAGGTGCCACCCCTTGCCCTAACATAACGTAGTGAGAGCATCTGAAGCAGAAAATCGCCAGCCGTATGTTAGATGTGTGAGAGGGTAACTGCGGAAAATGTCCAGACCTGATTCTCTGGACGTTTTCCAGAGTTCGTATGTATATTTTGATATGTGAATTCTGTCGGCTGTGTCTGCCagctttaaatgttattttgttTGGCTGTATTTCCAGAGTACATGAGCTTGTTGCGTCGGTCAGCAGTACAGAAATGGTGGAACAGAGCAACATAGCTGAAGAAGCAGCTGCTGATGAAGCAGAGAGTACCAGTCCCTTGAAgcccaaaaagaaaaagaagaaaaagagcaaAGAAATGGACACCGAGACAATCGAGGACCTCAGCAGCCAGACGGTTGAGGCAGAGACCCTTGATGTTAACAGCAACGGAATAGAGGTAGACCCTAATTCCGACAGCCATACtcaagagaagaagaaaaagaagaagaagaaagataaAAGGCAAGAGGCAGAAGAAGAGCTGCCTTCACCCACTGACCTCCCAAACAGCGACTCCAGTGGATATTTAAGCGACAAGGGCAAACGGAAGAGGAAAGCACAGGGCGATGATGGTCTTCATGACGACTCCGACATGCCCGCagtaaaaaagaagaagaagaagatccAGTGATTTTTATGCTTTTGTACTGTGACTTTCCCCCAATTCTGTTTGAATGTGCCTCAGTGTGCCACGATGGTCTGGAATGTATGCAATTAATATAAAGGTGAAATAAAAGGATAAATCACTTGGTAATGCATAGTACCACCTTTTCACCAATAGAGGTCAGTATAAAGTTATTGAATGTCCGTGTGGATTTTTCATGGCCAAGTGTGCCCGGCTTCAAAACTTTTCAAATGAGGTTTTTAAGCTAGTAGTTTTAAACAGTCTTGAAAGTTACTTAAAAGTTACTGCAGTGTCTCGATTTAAGCCTAAattagaaatataaataaactgtaaCACCATCTGTAACATCCAGTCTcaaacacactactgaactaaTCCTTAGAGCAACAACTAGGATGGATCATTAAAAAAATttcaataaattatatatatatattatattatgcgTACCTGCCCGAGAAGGAGTTCCCGGGCTGCATTGACTTTTCCAAGCCAGCGCACGCTTGCCTTCGTTTCAGTGCCAGCATTACATGTAGAAGGTATAAAGTGTCTAATTTTACATGCACAGGAAACATAAAGGCCCGTTCCAAACCTCAGAAAAAGATTTCTGactagagaaagagaagagtgtGGTGGGCGGGGGGGGGGAGTCACAAGGAAAAACCGCGTTATTGGCAGGTGTTCAGTCTGTTCCCTGCTGTGTCCTCTGAAGAAATATTCCCACCTCTGCACACTAGCTGTGGGGCTATATGGGCTCCGTCCTGCAGGTGCTGCATTGATGTGGACACATTAAGAAAGCTGCTGATTAGCAATGTATGTGTGGAAGACTTGTTAACTTAACATTAGGGGTGCATAATATGGCCAAAAAGACATATTGGAATATTTTAAGAACCTGGCAGGACAGTATTCTGTTCTTCCAAGGTTTGCTTGTAGCAGTAAAACAGTAGTTGACaacggtgtgtgtatgtgtatatatatatatatatatatatatatatatatatatatatatatgtgtatatatatatatatatatacatgtatacatacatatatatgcgcAGTGGTTCATTCAATAGGCCTTAATTAATGGTACTGAGGCCTATTTGAGGCCTTTTTTGGCATGGCATAGCCTAGCAAAGTCTAACCTAGCATGGCACAGCATTTCATTG
Encoded proteins:
- the polr1f gene encoding DNA-directed RNA polymerase I subunit RPA43, coding for MANSKKSDEDPKQVAGSTGVSAALSPASAGLLPTFADACALVQAPYSCLVRDTHRRHVVLPPMYMKKKRTGIQEELNAELLKYSSSLKGVPLAYDNIKIIGQHGDIFDDQGFVHLNVEASFVVFKPKKGETLVGVINKMAVGHVGCLVHGCFNACVMKPGQLTPEQWRDSGLKVGDHLEFEVFQLDADVAGVLLIRGRLEKSRVHELVASVSSTEMVEQSNIAEEAAADEAESTSPLKPKKKKKKKSKEMDTETIEDLSSQTVEAETLDVNSNGIEVDPNSDSHTQEKKKKKKKKDKRQEAEEELPSPTDLPNSDSSGYLSDKGKRKRKAQGDDGLHDDSDMPAVKKKKKKIQ